From Lolium rigidum isolate FL_2022 unplaced genomic scaffold, APGP_CSIRO_Lrig_0.1 contig_21452_1, whole genome shotgun sequence, the proteins below share one genomic window:
- the LOC124680612 gene encoding serine/threonine protein phosphatase 2A 57 kDa regulatory subunit B' kappa isoform → MWKQFLSKLPRTKSTGAGRGDDGFDSGQCSANNAIQRATSVPSGGGGGRSASAIKRMSSAVFPSSVVAGIEPLVAFKDVPSSERQSLFVSKLGLCCAVFDFTDPSKSSAEKDIKRQALLDLIDFVDTNTGRFSEAVIAACARTLAVNLFRVFPPSYRSGSSSSSTNEGDEDEPTFDPAWCHLQLVYELLLKFVGSNSLDAKLGKKYFDHSFIVRLLNLLDSEDPRERDALKTILHRIYGKFMVHRPFIRKAVSNIFYHFVFETQRHNGVAELLEVFGSVISGFALPLKEEHKIFLWKVLIPLHKPKSVGVYLQQLTYCVTQFLEKDPKLAGSIVLGILRYWPVTNSQKEVMFLSEIEEILEATSMVEFQKCMVPLFRRIAHCINSSHFQVAERALFMWNNDHIISLIAQNRQAIMPIIVPALEHNSQTHWNQAVLSLTANVMKLFSDMDDELCSECLTKYKEDEENQASLEEKRRSTWARLESAAALQPVTGHTAVLVGHLPSANLIATLI, encoded by the exons ATGTGGAAGCAGTTCCTCAGCAAGCTGCCCCGCACCAAGTCCACGGGCGCGGGGCGGGGGGACGACGGCTTCGACTCGGGCCAGTGCAGCGCCAACAATGCCATACAGCGCGCCACCAGCGTcccgtccggcggcggcggcgggcgctcgGCGTCCGCCATCAAGCGCATGTCCTCCGCAGTCTTCCCCTCCAGCGTGGTCGCGGGCATCGAGCCGCTGGTGGCCTTCAAGGACGTGCCCAGCTCCGAGCGGCAGAGCCTCTTCGTCAGCAAGCTGGGCCTCTGCTGCGCGGTCTTCGACTTCACGGACCCGTCCAAGAGCTCCGCCGAGAAGGACATCAAGCGGCAGGCGCTGCTGGATCTGATAGACTTCGTCGACACCAACACCGGCCGCTTCTCGGAGGCCGTCATCGCCGCCTGCGCCAGGACGCTCGccgtcaacctcttccgggtcttCCCGCCCAGCTACAggtccggctcctcctcctcctccaccaacgAGGGCGATGAGGACGAGCCGACGTTCGACCCCGCGTGGTGCCACCTGCAGCTCGTCTACGAGCTGCTGCTCAAGTTCGTCGGCTCCAACTCGCTCGACGCCAAGCTCGGGAAGAAGTACTTCGACCACTCCTTCATCGTCCGCCTGCTCAACCTGCTCGACTCCGAGGACCCCAGGGAGCGGGACGCGCTCAAGACCATCCTGCACAGGATCTACGGCAAGTTCATGGTGCACCGCCCCTTCATCCGCAAGGCTGTCAGCAACATCTTCTACCACTTCGTGTTCGAGACGCAGCGCCACAACGGGGTCGCCGAGCTGCTCGAGGTCTTCGGCAGCGTCATCAGCGGCTTCGCGCTGCCGCTCAAGGAGGAGCACAAGATCTTCCTCTGGAAAGTCCTGATTCCTCTGCACAAGCCCAAATCGGTTGGTGTGTATCTCCAGCAGCTGACCTACTGCGTGACGCAGTTTCTGGAGAAGGATCCCAAGCTTGCCGGCTCGATAGTTCTTGGTATTCTGAGATACTGGCCTGTAACAAATAGTCAGAAGGAAGTCATGTTTCTGAGCGAGATTGAAGAGATCCTAGAAGCTACCAGCATGGTGGAGTTCCAGAAATGCATGGTTCCGTTGTTTCGGCGGATCGCTCATTGCATAAACAGCTCCCACTTTCAG GTTGCTGAAAGAGCACTCTTCATGTGGAACAATGATCACATCATCAGCCTGATAGCACAGAATCGCCAAGCGATCATGCCCATCATCGTGCCAGCATTAGAACATAACAGTCAGACCCACTGGAACCAAGCGGTCCTTAGCCTGACCGCCAACGTGATGAAGTTGTTCTCTGATATGGACGACGAACTGTGCTCGGAGTGCCTAACCAAGTACAAGGAGGACGAAGAAAACCAGGCGTCGTTGGAGGAGAAGCGGAGGTCGACATGGGCGAGACTAGAGTCAGCTGCAGCACTCCAGCCAGTGACCGGCCACACAGCCGTCCTGGTCGGTCACCTACCGTCGGCGAATTTGATCGCCACCCTTATTTAG
- the LOC124680613 gene encoding serine/threonine-protein phosphatase 7 long form homolog, translating into MSDLPDLLRRSCDAGHRCHLRLNPNAHSNPPPVFVVRTIKNRFLVNGVFEEHLTAHGLLPFSKPTSSKEKFTLDPSLLSALVDRWRPETHTFHLSCGELTPTLKDVSMITALPIKGTPLVPAAYSSIWPTVVQDRLGVGMPATSRGGSRPRGVPLSWLVNNFQELPAEADAAIMSRHLFAPIYGFGSAMLAYTYRGLCDATKKTRASSKGHILAPYNPERVMRQFGKHQDIPPPSPRRLVADVHL; encoded by the exons ATGTCGGATTTGCCGGACCTATTGCGAAGATCCTGCGATGCCGGACACCGTTGCCACCTCCGGTTGAACCCGAATGCGCACTCAAACCCACCTCCGGTCTTCGTGGTACGAACCATTAAGAACAGGTTTCTTGTTAACGGTGTTTTTGAGGAACATCTCACGGCCCATGGACTTCTACCATTTTCTAAGCCGACATCGAGCAAGGAGAAGTTCACGTTAGACCCATCTCTTCTATCGGCCCTTGTTGATCGTTGGAGACCTGAAACCCACACCTTCCACTTAAGTTGTGGGGAGCTGACTCCTACGCTAAAAGATGTTTCCATGATCACAGCCCTGCCAATCAAGGGTACTCCTTTGGTCCCTGCCGCGTATTCTAGTATTTGGCCGACTGTGGTACAGGACCGTCTTGGCGTGGGAATGCCGGCTACGAGCCGCGGAGGGTCACGTCCAAGGGGGGTCCCTCTAAGCTGGTTGGTCAATAATTTTCAAGAGTTaccagctgaagcagatgctgcgaTCATGAGCCGACATCTTTTTGC CCCTATATACGGCTTTGGTTCCGCAATGCTCGCGTATACCTATAGGGGGTTGTGTGATGCAACAAAGAAAACCAGGGCATCTTCAAAGGGACATATACTTGCT CCATACAACCCAGAGCGTGTCATGCGGCAGTTTGGTAAGCATCAGGATattccaccaccatcaccaagacGCCTTGTTGCTGATGTTCATTTGTAA